From a single Apium graveolens cultivar Ventura chromosome 2, ASM990537v1, whole genome shotgun sequence genomic region:
- the LOC141692438 gene encoding uncharacterized protein LOC141692438, with amino-acid sequence MAAEQQRFLTAYKTLGRFRAEVFKVVYLGSEDVTPDKQLGSIKVRNHEYHHYIYNVDNADFSKPSIKRGDQLTLTGPSLAPISCASGMLVIQLDLFCGAFKGSKRIDWAPYPDGRAEIIIFLGMFYYATEAFIDLSLFTMDTSAVSVGGVVTARPCNSTKPEFSSSLFMENTGRAIKVQSGERIPLSRSIVVLPLKCKLFLDINLSCDDEIIASTLEFDASLKGTVHKILLGTKCEIKAKVIWNVKHESLGALNDKIVYSEEEMGDEDWLTDDDEDWPGETLNTSE; translated from the exons ATGGCCGCAGAACAGCAACGTTTTTTGACGGCTTACAAGACACTGGGACGCTTCAGAGCAGAGGTGTTCAAAGTTGTCTACTTGGGCAGCGAGGATGTAACGCCAGACAAGCAGCTTGGCTCCATCAAAGTTAGGAATCATGAATATCATCATTACATATACAATGTAGACAATGCAGATTTTAGCAAACCATCAATTAAACGCGGTGATCAACTTACTCTCACCGGTCCTAGTCTAGCACCCATCTCGTGCGCTAGTGGAATGCTTGTCATTCAACTTGATCTTTTTTGTGGTGCTTTCAAGGGCTCCAAACGTATTGATTGGGCACCGTACCCGG ATGGCCGTGCAGAGATAATAATTTTTCTTGGAATGTTCTACTATGCTACGGAAGCCTTTATTGATCTTAGCTTGTTTACTATGGACACCTCTGCTGTTTCTGTCGGCGGAGTTGTTACTGCTCGTCCATGCAATAGTACGAAACCTGAGTTTTCAAGTTCCCTATTCATGGAAAACACTGGTCGTGCTATAAAAGTGCAATCTGGAGAGCGAATTCCGTTGTCCAGATCCATTGTAGTTCTGCCGTTGAAATGTAAACTCTTTTTAGACATCAATCTTTCTTGTGACGATGAGATAATTGCAAGTACTTTAGAGTTTGACGCTAGTCTAAAAGGCACGGTCCATAAAATTTTGCTTGGAACAAAATGCGAGATCAAAGCCAAAGTCATCTGGAATGTCAAGCACGAGTCTCTGGGCGCATTGAATGACAAGATTGTGTACTCGGAAGAGGAAATGGGCGATGAAGACTGGCTTACGGACGATGATGAAGATTGGCCTGGGGAGACATTAAATACTTCTGAATAG